The region attcaggcagacctgctagccccctgccactttGGGGCCTTGCCAGGATGgtctgccattgacctggtccaggtcctTGTAcacagggtagaggaggcctttcaacaggGAAAGGATGCTTCAttactcctactagatatgaaaggggcatttgaTGCTGTcatacaccaacggctcctttctcacctacgcctgcaaggatggcataaaggcttactccagctacttgaggactggcttactggccgttctgtatctgttcatatcaaagaaagcACCGCTACAGCACCAATCAAAGGtggactcccccagggatcccccctatccccaatactcttcctactatatgcagcaagaatagtctctaccctagagagctccttctgctatgcagatgacataggtatattactaactgggaataccctggaagagagctcacaacaactggtagaggcctaTAAGCAAATTACTGtcctagggacagagacaggcctccctttctcaatagagaaaacagagatacaacacttctctaaaaagcagcagcagcatttcCCTATAGTcactctacctggtataggggagattacaccatccctatatacacgttggttaggagttcttctggatacaaagcttacttttaaagcccacaTTAACTGggtctttagccgcgggaaacaactcgcccagcacctaaagagacttagcaatacccagcgtGGCTGTccagtggcctccatgcgcgcagcagttatacagtaTGTTctcccaacagctctgtacggggcagaagtcttctatacaggaaaaagacaacaatGGGTTgttaactccctgctctctctcttccgtacagcagccctggctattatcccagcctacaagaccacccctactgcagctctgctccgcgaagcagacctaccagacccagaggCTCTattcaacagcatcctccaaaGGGCAGtagtgagatacatgagccttgatattaaacacccaattgcccaaatagcTGCAGAGGCCACCACAAGCAGGCCCAAgaccaggcttaaaaggatcctccagctcctccttagccccctgccagagcgcaCCATAATAgggctgcctctccctcccctacGCATGCTtccaacagacaacaaagacTATAGCCCCGCcccattacagatatcagtatactcAGACGGCTCGcgaactggccaaggggcaggatatggctatgcaatctactttggccctatcctggtgaccaagggacatggccccgcgggccccaggacagaggtctatgatgcagaaatcatgggcgctgtagaaggcctacgcgcagccctgggacaaccatgtgTAGGTTACTCtacccagctagttatcctcctagacaacctagcagcagcctccctgctagcaagctataggccaactCCGCATAGGCATGGACTGTCAGAGTCCTTCGGCCAGCTTGCTACCCAGTGGTTGGAAGCTCcctcaatcctaaccaggccacggaagccccttcaagtccgctggatcccaggccattctgggattgctgggaacgagctggcagacaagcttgcaaagcttgggtcctctatatacagccctaacatccccccatcccctgcatacctacgacgggaggcaaaacagtggcttcgtacagaggcatatacagcatatgctagtaaggcaccccaagcctacaagaccctggatatcagaccccatacaaaggaaagccgcacccgcgagcacaagcttccccgttgggtacttggccgactcgtcgccgcccgtacaggccacggagactttacggcataccaccagcgcttcaaccactcagactacctggagagctgctcttgtggcaagaccaagaccccagtacacttcttcttctgcccatacaccagaaagcgctggaaagatagatggagatgcataagggacggcccgtcaaaaacaatagactggctcttaagtacagctgccggggctgaagaattcagccgcatcgtgcaagaatcatccttcttcaaggatatatgcccgaactgggcccgccggagcgcttgatagtgcgacagtccacacatctacctggataaagggtacggcccctccccccaatctataggtagtcaaaacgggcatctgccctcgaagaccaggccagggtagcgccggatgcttcttccgctcatttccaacatatattgtccatagttgctgcttcaaacctgtatctagctagttttagggagttctgtttagacagcacgtccagatgccccctgggaggccgcagatcacgtgggccccgtgatccgccgagtgacgttaaataataaaaccaaaccaaaccaaaccaaaaccaaaccaaaccaaacctaGCTTACCAGATAATGACTAAGCGAGCTGACccctaggggcaggcggtgcCATAGGACAgacagtatgccccgacatTCTACGAAGCTATTGTGTGTCTAATTGTTGAGGTGGTTATGTACTCAATGTCTATAACGGACGATTGaattgaaggtcttgatctcctaactacgatctgtataggcaatttataccttttccaaggcttcaaaaagaaggTTTtcgcttatgcaggagatatccttgtcATACAAACAGTATGAGTCACCAAAcagatatccttgccatacaaACGGTgtaaagcatcaaacagatATGCAAGCGAACGTtgtgctgaacattgattagtaaggaggaaccTCCTCTGGTTGACATTTGTGGTTACTAGTGTTGTGACAGCCGGTAAGCTAGTCAGAACTTGGCTCTCCAAAGAGGGTTAGCACTCTTTGGCTGAGTAGTTCTTCATATGTTGGCTTTCGTGACGCGTGCGGTGTCTCCCAGGAACGAAATGTATTAATGTCGTAGTCACTTGAGTACTGTGTGTATAGGCGTTTTATAGTCTTCTAGTTGCCTCTTCTGGTCCAAGATAGGATTTCTAACGCTAGGTATGGCCGATATTGTAAGGGTGGTGGATAATGCTGAGTAAGGAGGTCTCTGGCCGTCAGCCATATCAGACTAGGACATGATGGCGGCGTTGTCTTTGTCAAATTCTACCAGTGCAACTGTACCTGCCTTTAGGAAAGACACAACGATACGTTAGGTTGGTTGCTTTAATAATATATCTGGCTCATCGTGTAAGGATGGCACCCGACCAAGACGTTGATAGTGGTAGTGGCATATATATAGAGGTAACCCCGCAAAAAAAGGCAAATATCCAATTGGCAAGGTAGCGGTTTGATGATCCTAGCGTATTCTAGATGGCCGGCGCCAATACATCTTTTGTGACTTTGGTATAGTATAGGTAATTTACCTCTAGTCATTCCCAATATATGGAGCTGGGATATAGAAGGGGGGTGACGCGAGCCTTCGCTGGGCCGGCAGTCACTGGACTCGGTGCAGGTCGGGAAAAGCGACGAAGTGGGAAAAACGTGGTGTAGATGTGTGTGAAGATGATATTTATGGAGTGGTAATATCTAGACGGACGTGTATAATGGTTAGGGCTTAAGGACGGTGAAAAATAGAACCTTATTCACCTGACTTTCCACTCTGGTTGGCATTGGGAGATTACTAGTGATTATTATTCAGAATCTGTGTCATGAATCTCTCGAGAAACATGGCATGATTCTCCGTAATTCGTGAGACTATTGGTGACGATGTCGTATTATAGGCACGGCAAGCAGTCAGATTCTGCCGGTTGGCATACCATCCAGACTTATTGCCTCCGTATCTTCACAGGCATTTATGCTATCATAATAATTTCAGTTATGGATAAGTAAAGTAATGAACTTCACCATACCACTTGTAGAGCGAAGGCTACTTATCTCAGAATCTGCGTACAAATTCGTTTGCTATCCGCATCATCTCATCACATTTGACACCACTACTCACGGGTGCCGTGGTTTCTATATCAAATCATTAATTGCAGCTCTATCCGGATACGCCATAAGATTGACCAGTATAGGATAGCCCTCCATCACGTCCCCAAGGGCCCGCTTCTGCTGACACAGCTTCCACAGCACCAAAATAGCGCGATGGGTAGGATGGATGCATCATCGGTGAGATAGGGGTCTAGAAAGAAAATAGTTTGGTGTGTCTATCTTTTATGTTGTGGTTCCCAATCGTCAGAACTCGAAGGTTTCGACAATCTTATGGCCAGCACGCGATTATCAATATGCGCTTGACCGGggaggcgatgaagatgatccgCGTCGGCAAAGACAGTATCGGCTGTTTCGCCTTCTCTATCCGCCTTGGTTGGTATTCTCTCCAAATGAACAGTATCCGCTGACTTTGTCACATCTTGTGACTTGTTCTTGCTAGGGTTGACACGCACCTACGGCTCGATCCAGCATCCACGTCAAATGGACAGACTCGCGGTGAACGTATGCTACTAAGTGACCGCGGCATATCAGGACTGATCCGGACAGGGCCATGGACCGTGCCTATTCCAGATTATTGCATTCAAGTTTCCTAGACATCTCCTCGACTTCAGAGTCGTTGGGGAGTAGTTGTGGCAGAAGCAGCGCGGTAAGGGTATGGAGCCGTGGTCAACGCCACAGCAGTAATCCCGTAAATATGACGTTCGGACGGAGAATATGCGGAAAGAAGGGACAATTTCGTCAAGGAGGCAAATCTTGGGGCTGCAGGATTGTCCGGCGACTGCCGGATTCTTGAGCGCCAATGAACAGTCAAATCAACCCAGCCTGCCTAAAATCTCTGCGCAATCAGAGGCAGATCTCTTCCAAAGGAGCTACGGCTTCGGAACTTGAATACTACACAATAATCACAAGGATAGGGTTGGGCATCCACTGTAGTTCTACGGTGTGATCCGCCATGCCACTTCGGATCTACAGTTTGCCTCATTTCGAGACAGATAATGACTGGTACCGGTATTATATACATAATACTACAGCAAGTGAAGAATGAACATACTATGGATGCATTTGCGGTGAAGATATCATCTATCGCATGTTGTGGTCTTGAATATCAGCTTCAAGTGGGTTCACCAAGTATCAGCAATAAGGACATGAGTTAAGATTTTAGTACTATATCGGCAGATCTTGCACTGGGGGCTAGAAAACGCAACCTGATTAAGTTCGATGCAATTAAATTAGCTGCTATTGTCGAGTCTGCAATTAATCAGTAGAGAGGGCGAGGCGGAAATCCGTGCCTATTCTAGTTAGCTGAGGCAGACTTCTCCATCCTCGGATATTGTTTCTATCCCCGCA is a window of Aspergillus nidulans FGSC A4 chromosome VI DNA encoding:
- a CDS encoding uncharacterized protein (transcript_id=CADANIAT00010404), with protein sequence MLPKPGKRDYTQLNTWRPISLLSTLGKGLERLLAQQMAVRAIQADLLAPCHFGALPGWSAIDLVQVLVHRVEEAFQQGKDASLLLLDMKGAFDAVIHQRLLSHLRLQGWHKGLLQLLEDWLTGRSVSVHIKESTATAPIKGGLPQGSPLSPILFLLYAARIVSTLESSFCYADDIGVLLDTKLTFKAHINWVFSRGKQLAQHLKRLSNTQRGCPVASMRAAVIQYVLPTALYGAEVFYTGKRQQWVVNSLLSLFRTAALAIIPAYKTTPTAALLREADLPDPEALFNSILQRAVVRYMSLDIKHPIAQIAAEATTSRPKTRLKRILQLLLSPLPERTIIGLPLPPLRMLPTDNKDYSPAPLQISVYSDGSRTGQGAGYGYAIYFGPILVTKGHGPAGPRTEVYDAEIMGAVEGLRAALGQPCVGYSTQLVILLDNLAAASLLASYRPTPHRHGLSESFGQLATQWLEAPSILTRPRKPLQVRWIPGHSGIAGNELADKLAKLGSSIYSPNIPPSPAYLRREAKQWLRTEAYTAYASKAPQAYKTLDIRPHTKESRTREHKLPRWVLGRLVAARTGHGDFTAYHQRFNHSDYLESCSCGKTKTPVHFFFCPYTRKRWKDRWRCIRDGPSKTIDWLLSTAAGAEEFSRIVQESSFFKDICPNWARRSA